In Dysidea avara chromosome 6, odDysAvar1.4, whole genome shotgun sequence, the genomic stretch TCAACCACCTGTGAGTAATGTACAAAACTAGTTACAGTACAAGTCAACATCAATGATGGCTCTAAACTATGGCACTGTTTTTTGACAGGGAGACAGTATAAGGTATAGAAACACAATAGCAAAATACCATAATAAAGGACCCaccaattatgctcattattttacctattatacttAAATTaccaattatgctcaatatttatacctcagttcccatgctattctagtaaatttgcactttatgggaaaaaaAGTAAGTTGTTGAAGGcctgaagcacagactctaaatccttgcttgtcaaaatgcatgtcacagaaaaaatcgatatatgtgactgaatttgacaaaaccaggcttcgacgcacaaagcttcgttaggagatatggcgattttaagtaatcattgtgtaataacttcccagtgcctacagctttgcaaacaaaatttgcaccaagtatgcatctatttactagctatcactgagtgggtgtatacatttctgatacccaaaattagccctgttttgggcagcttttctcgagcgggtaataatatcacaggtggtagtaatagggtgggggcggtgggtgggcttaatataggggtataaaatgaagcaagaagacgattggaatccagaggccaaatttgggctctccatggccctaaaatcactccaaattgactgagaacactattggtgagctctctgtgaaatcccagctcactacacaccattatcacaaagccatggccattcaatggcacaaatctcccactcgtggctttgactgGGTCGGAAGAAaactgccacagaaaccagacttgccagttctgaaggaagtacagtgtggaatatgatagtgtattaggccagcaatccatttctggtaaaaacgtaagtttgattttgtgtgcgtggaagccttgttatgtgaaatccggtcacatatatactctaatggaacagtcagctgtctgattatctctgactattctattagagtacatcaatcattttctgtgatgtgtatttttaaaagtaaggatttatggtaatgcacagtgttctacctattatgctaacattatgctgAATGCTTTCagccacctattatgctcattataataccagcataatcggcaggtccctaacCGTAATTTACTTTATTTAGTGCAAAAAATTtctgtgcaaaaaaatttttttgtatgattacataaatgactgctctattagagtagttaaaacTTATGTAAAAGTtattgtacaagttttgcatgcaaaaattattttacaaggAAAAAAAAATCTAATTACAGTACAAGGCACAAGGTAATACACTACATACTAAGGTGTATGTATCTACATAACCTGGTTTATTTCTAAGTGGACAGTGTTGTGAAAGCTTCCTGCATGATTGAGcgtcaaatgaaaatttcattaTGCAACAATTTGCACATATTCCCTCACTAAAATATGTTACCAGATTTTACAGTAACTAGTACTGACCTGTGCAGTCTTATCTTTCCAGTTAGCCAACATCTGGTCATAGTCCCTCAAATGTTTAGCCTTGTTGTCCTCAGCCTTGTATGTGGCAGGCTGTGGGATGGTTGGTGGGCCTGAATCTGTTGGGCCCCCTGATTTCAGGTAGGCTGGGAGACCTCCATCAAGAATTGCTACGTCACGGTGACCAAACATCTGAATGGAGAAAAAAATTTTGTAGCTACAAATACCAGTATACACCACACCattaacaatattattgtgtgtgtttgtctaTTGTACACCAAACGGCATTGTGACAGCGCAGAAAACTGACAGTGTACTGTAACTATATGCTGATGTGCATGCATGCCAGTGTATAAGTGTGACAAAGTCATGTTCCAAAATAAAACAGTAACAGTGATATTGCAATAGTTTGTGATATTCCACTGATATACACTCATACAACATTCACCTTGAACAACAGCCACGCTCTAGCTGCAGAGAACCCTCCAAACTGTTCATTGTTATCATACACGACCACAGAAGTGTCACTGGTGATACCAAGCTGTGAAGAGGAGAATACTCagcaataatattaatttaatCACAAAATGTTCAGACAATGAATGGAGTATAGCTACAGCAAAATTCACATAGGAAGAAAACAATACTTGATAAACAAAAGGCTTGCATATGCATAATATAgcaattataaaattaatatacctTGCAGCTTTCCTTGTATTTACAGACTTCTCACACTGACAGGTTCTCAGCAGGATAGTACTTACTTAACAGCACAATATTTCTTACAGTGAAATCTCTATTTaacagacattttgggaccaactgattttaatgaaattttacTAAGTTGTTCTTTTTCAGTAGTAAAATTGCATTGGTAAAGGTCCACTGTACTTTATAAGATGGTTATAAACATCCCATAAAATTATACGGTATAATATGACGTGGATAGTCAATTACACTATAGCTATTACAACTTACATCACCCATGCATTTCTCAAAGTGTTCTTTGCTTGGAGCAGTGTTAGGAAGTTTGCTGCTAGCATCATGTACCACTCTCAGATCCATGAACGTAGCTCCTTTAACACGACAACTAAAATAAGAACACGTTAGCCAAATGACTCCAAAAAAATGATTGGAGTATACCTGGCATGTTCAGCAGCAGCATCTCTCTTCCAGGGTGGCAAATGCCATGTAGCATCCAAGACCCTAATATAGGACAGTGTAGGAGAAAATTCACTGAAATTTTATTGATCATCAACTGTTGCTACCGGTAACTAATATGCAAGGAATTTCAACAAGTATATGTTAATACAATTTACTGTTGGCCAAATTTCCAATTCTGTACCACCAGAGAATAGCTATaaaacatcaagttagcaaCCACCTTGATGATAAACcaacctcattatagtgaccgcAGTGATAACCAGCTAGGTCCCAAACTGTACCAAATATTGTTACATCTCAAGTACTAATAAACATTAACGTAAGGTCATAGTGGATGGCATACATGTATCTTTTGAATGTGCCTACATGTCAGTACaatgtactgtggtatggcaACAGGTGCAACTAAACATGCAAGTCACACAGCTATGTCATAATATGGAACCAGTTGATGCACCATGTGTAGAGGTTGTATTACATGTGATTGCACCTTAGTCCTTCTAGAGTACTTTGGACCAACCCTTAGCTATATCATTTCTGACTGCTCAGCTAGAGATGTTGGATAGCTATCAACTGAATCACTATACCCTAAACTTTATATTATTGCAAAGTTCATGAATTTTGTAATCATATTTAAAGCTTCTTTGTCTAGGGTAGTGATTCAGTTGATAGAGCTATCCAATATCTGGCATATTTAACTGCATTTCTGATCACTGCGGCATAGCTACATGAGGGAATTCTGTCTATTTTGTGATTCAGTCTGGATGATGCTTTACTTGTACAGAACACCCATTAATGaaacatatcaaaacttgtgtaagatattccggatttccgaatgggttacgcccgtttcgtataaaataacaccgtcttctaaacaaggcgccataacttccacgtactttggttgacagacacgaagtttggtttatcagattccttgttgaaaggcgattcgattcatgtgtaagttctttgtgtaataacgaaggggaagctaaaaaggagccttgtaccgcaaaatttacgtgttcagacTGCCCGTAAAaacgtgtttttaaacatatttctttaaactaacctgtttaacaatttgtacggtcggagacttattaagcatccttcgctgcgtagaatgataccaaatttagcgaatttggttgaggataacaacttgtaaattgggattttcccgccgagataattaaattttccaataggttaatgtatggagcgcgtattatgtcatcatcagcagtaaataactgtcgctatggcaatattttcccatttgtacggtcggaattggattgagaaattcaagggctttcttttattgtatggtgtgctgtagaaattttgtgagttaaaggttgtaaattagtgtttttgtgtgtagtgtaaaatacatgtattttgtattggacaacaaatgacaaggaatgatgggattttatgatcagcctgttttaccaagttgaggtttcaaaaaagatattaatcagatattagatttatttaatgcataattcttaattttcaaaGGTTTAACAcagtgttttgaaaacttttaatgttgaccacctgaaaatgcttgatttgacaaatcccatatcatatgttttgatatgaataCCCAGCCAGCCACCCAGCAGACTCTACATCACAAGTTCAGGGTTCACTTGTCTATATGTACAACGCCATGGGCTTCCCTAAAAAGATTATACCACATATCCAGTAGTGAATGGTGCCTTATAAAATAAAGCTGTAGTTGTACATGGTTAATAACATTACAATTATTTAGCTTGCCAGCAGTAGGTGAGCTCAGTCACTGAGCTGGCTTTGCTCGTATACCGGTTTAGCTGTTAAACTACCTATGGCTATCTAGATTAGAACTACCTGGTTTTAGTGTCAGGCTTGCCCACTTCTTCCTTTAACCAGTCAGCTGTCACAAACTTCGGAGGCTCCATGTTTAGTCAACTCCCACCGTCTCGATGTCTGTTTCGTGAATAAAACTTCAATTATGTTCGCGGCGCCCGAATATTTCTTTGTAGTGGTTTCGCAGTGCGTGTGTCGACGTGACCGTGCGAGACCACGGCTAACAAAGTGCACCAGCAGACGTGACATACACACATTGAGTAACTTATCATATGACAGAAATACGTGCCACCAAAAAGCTTAGCTATATGCATAAGCTTGTCAGTCAGCTGTGACTGAGCTATCAACAGAAATATTAATGCACCtggcagtagctagctacccaCTATGACCTACTAAGTGTGAAAACTTCCTTGCATGCAAAACGCTGGAACCTGTTATAATAGTATGGACACCTGAGGGCATCCAGACACTTAAGTATCCCTTGATTGATTTTTTCAATCAGCCAAAGTCGTTGCTCCTTGCAGGATATATTACAGTACATAGCTAAACCTACAAAAAACAGAAGCAGACAACAAATGCTGTGTGAAACCTCtttaatagggccacctttgGGACCCCCacaataagtggccctattagtgaGATGGACTTATTaatgaaaacctcattaatccaacaagtggccttattatcaaggttttcaacaaatcatCACCTGGTTATAGATGCTGTAACAGCTATACACATATATCACTTGATGCACATTACTAAAACTATTGGCTGGCATAGCTTTTGGCAGGTACTCAGGAGCAacaacttttgcagtgatacgtTGACTGTCTGTTCAGCTGTCCCCTTTATTGAGGGAATATTGTGCTAGTTTTACCAGTTTGATCCTGCAGTACGTGGCcgctggccttattaatgagatggccctattaatgaaaattaaatcaatggaaGATACATCTGGACTTTCTGAACCTGGCCATTATAACAAGGttgccttattaatgaggtgaccactaagtaaggtttcactgtagcaaTGGGTTTAACAATAAAGCAAAATATAAAATGGCATCTGGTAATGGTATCGTGAAGGGGCTTGTGCATTGTTTCACAAATGGGATGCTTTTGTGTCTTAAAGctgataacaaagaaagtgttatacgtACATCGATGGTGAGAGGTAAAGTCGACAGTcggctgctttatcccagatGTGGCATGGTGGAAATGCTGTGAGAAGGTAAGATTGTACTGATATGGAGACGGCTTAACCCTACTTAGTGAGTTTGGGTACTACTTAAAAATAGTACATAAAAAATCAGGACATATCACCTTGACAACCAGGACACTATATCAGTTCTATTGTATAgctatgtacacacacatgcagctAATAATTATCTGAGATAATTTTATGTGGTTTCTGATCAGAGAAGCCAATAAAAGCAATAAACTGTGACATACTTCATTACAGTTATTATGTTTAGCTTGTAATATCATACATACAAATATCCATACCAAAGTTAGCTGTATACAAACAAAATATATAAATCCATTACAAAgaagttatagttataacaaGATTTCGGTTTAAAAATATACAAAATTATATGGAGCTATTTCATGTCCACGCCTTTCACACTGACCATCTTGGTGTCGCAGGTGCCATGTGTACCCATTCTGTCCATGAATTCTGTAAATCAAAAAGAGAACAATGATTATGTGACACGCAGTGGTACCAGTACTTAGCTACCATACAGAAACTGGCTCACTATTTAATGCATACAAAGTTACAAACCAAGTGATTTtctgttattaaaaattttgctatCTGAGAAAAGTCAATACAAAAAATAGTGCTGGTGCCTGGAGCCTCCGAAGAATAGTGGTAAAGCTGTTTACAATTTTTCTATGCAAAAAACTTTCAGTGACCATTACCAACTATTTAATACTTAAAAacgaaagactgctctattagagagttttaaaaTTGCTTTGTCATAGATCATAAATAGTTGTACTGAGAGCTAATTGATGTGTGCAGACAGCTTTATTGATCAACCAGTAGCTTATCTAACTAATGAAATccatacaagtgcaaattaCATTCATATGGCTATGTCGCCACTATTATCTTAAACAAGATTCATAGTTGCAATGAATTCATTAGCCCATATGGTACTGCTAATAATACTCTAAACGTCAAAGCCTACAAGTGTGCtgcaacaaaaataaatctaaaaatgggtgactgctttattagagtaactcaaaataattgtgcacatagcagtagcagttatacacttacaatcactttttttgctttgacgtattgagtggttagatggctgtttatctagctaatgaaatccctacaattgTAAACTATATTCACACCGCTACTGGTGACACGTTTGACTTCTATaatgtgattcattattaagggaagtttattagtccctatgatgtatatagcactgtactaagtgtttctgcttaaaagtagtcttgaaatgctctgtatagtaccaaaatccataatgactgtattcactgactctaatagagcattcaccaaattcgcAAAATTGTTATGTTATGGGCCCTAAGTTACATAAATTGGTTTATTGGCAGGATGTTATGTTGCAGCTGTATTCAGGGTTATTATAGTTTCATTATAAGATCCAAAAATACAGCTCCAAAGGAATAGTTATGCATCCCCTTCTTAGTAACATGTTCTGTACTAACCCCCCACAAGAAATGAGAGCTAGTGAACAAATTATGGCTGCTAACTACTTGATACTCTGAGTGTTACCCTAATGATTGCTAGTATTACATCAGGAATGTGGCAagtctttgagcacaaaggaaCATCCTATAACTCCCCACACATTAACAAACAATAAATTATACAGCATGGCAACAGACTGGTGTTAATAAACACAGTCATTAACACTCTGttatcaaagcaaaaaagtttTTTTGAAAATGAAGACAAAGTAAGTATGTAATTATAAGCACACAGAGATAAGCCGGTCATTATCACTGCATGCTTACATAAGTGTATCTTTTAAGCACATGGTCTCATGATGTTAAGAACACAAAATAAGAAAAGAAAGGACTTTCCATTATAATATAGAGTGTATGCTCTCAATGATTTGATAGCATATGATGCTCTAGTGAAAGATTATAGTTAGTTTTCACAATTTAGCTCTACGGAAGTACTACAACTTACAGAGACATGTACACACGTATTATTTGTACAATTCCTGATAAGGCAGGGATACAGTTTAGCCAAGTACAAAGGGATCATGACGGATCAATCTCTTAGTTGTAAGATGATGTTACATAACAGTGTAGTTATAGATAATGGTATTAAGGTGCACTGGAACTATCAAGGTATCTACTTACAGAGTGGCCTTACTAGCTAcaatggaacctgttaatgtggacacttgaggatacctacataatccagacagtaTGCATTCACCTGTGCCCCCACCAAATATAGTGATATCAAAGAGATAaacacatgttcactcccaatggttttgtactggaacaagcatgttttcatgttgtaaacatgtttacgtgcctgaattgtccatactacatgtatgggatatttttaaagcctcataattcacttgttcttgccagtatcaaagcgcttttttgattaacagttccagcgtttaaagggcttcacagcgctactaaatgtttgggcagctggcccatgtagctaacaagagttattaacaagaaatgagggctcaggtgaacatgaACAGACTATAGTTAATATatcaaagtatcccttagtacagtacataaactgacttgggaaatcaggacactattagCTGGTCCAAAGATGTCCCAAAATTataaacaggttccactgtataattgACTAGTCTGAAAATCCAGATTTTCAACTTCACAGCTCATAACTCAGTTTTATGGGTGAGATACCAATTAGCTTAGCATACCACATACAACATCACCGAGATGGTAAATCTCTTAAGTTGATTGATGAAAAGATTTGATTCAACATGCCTATAAGACAGGTTTTCCCATACTGGGGTTGCTAGTCCACTTACATCATATAGAGGAACAGACTTCATCCCACACAGCAGACCTGCCACTACTATCCAACAAGCTGTTATGCCACTACCACAAGTAGCCACTACTGGCTTATCCAGATCTACACCTGCCTCTTGGAATACTAGAGTGGAAATACAGAAAGTTATTACATAAAATAATTAGTGTTGTGAACCAGTATGGAAAAACTGGTTATTAACCGGTTATTAACCGGTTATTAACCGGTTATTAACcggtattgtctaggtcaagccaattattggctaagaagccttttaaccagttttgcccacccacttggtaaagcataaattacccctgctgacaagtgttaacatcacaacataacctcaaagcaagtgtaaatatgtgcttgtaatagccgttattgtaaggcaggatgttgatggtcactttggtaacaccctaaggcttccaaaaggcatgtttagtgccataatgtctgctaatttacaatcagacaataactggtcaatatccaattattcaccttccaataaccggttttagtaaactctgcaggttcacagcactaataataatatacttCAGCACAGAGTGACTTCAGCACATGCAGTGTACATCACAAACATGTAATGAAATCCACACGTGTTAAAAACTATGCTACTATACTTCTTGCAGGTGAGATTATGGTTAACTTTTATAACATAATATGGAGGTGTGGTAAATGCTAGTGGAACCACTTAAtacacaataaaattaatagaaCTCCATTCAAAGAATACACTTCTATACTCATGCATTAAATGTATGAAGCTTGTTTCTGTACCTATTTTCAACTCTTCAGCAGATTTCATAGTCTTGGTATCAGACCGTAAGAATTTACCATAAGGAATATTGTAGGATCCTATCAAGTGTCCACTGGAGAGGTCTACAATGGATGAGCAAGCATGTGATAAACATGTGCCATAACAaaaccacaacacacacacatggctTCACCGGGATCACAAACACATTAACACTAAATATTGACCAATTAGAACAACAACTGTGGTCTAAAGTAGTGGTTTACGACTTGTGGGGTGCATAAAGCTAGCTAGCACTGTTCATGCATATAGCTAACATGTGTTCGTGATGTTATAGTATAaatacacacagcacacacaagCAAATCTCACTTGGATTGGGTTCTGGTTCAGTGACATTAAACCTGCCAGCAGACCGAGCATTAACTACCTGAAATGGACCAATTACACTCTCAATCAGAAATATACAGATATTACTCCCATACAAAGTCAAATCAGTTTAAACCCTCAGATCATTTTTTTACCCCAGTGGATTATGTGGCAATCTCAGGAAACTCCCAAGATGAATAGAAATCCAGCATTACCATACATCACACAGCTGTTAACACAGTTTCCAATGTACTACTGGCACATTATAACTATAACAATGAAACAGAAAGAACACTACATACTTGTTCTAGTTTCTCTTTAAAGTTAAACAACATCTGCTCATAGCTGCGAGTCTGGTCAGCTTTTATGAAGCTAGCTTTGTAGATGGCCGACTGTGGGGTATGTGGGGGGCCTGATTCTATTGGGCCCCCTGACTTGAGGTAGCTGGGGATGCCTCCATCGAGAATGTCCATATGAGTGTGTCCAAACAGCTGTAAAAGACAAACACTGTA encodes the following:
- the LOC136257779 gene encoding thiosulfate sulfurtransferase-like, which translates into the protein MEPPKFVTADWLKEEVGKPDTKTRVLDATWHLPPWKRDAAAEHASCRVKGATFMDLRVVHDASSKLPNTAPSKEHFEKCMGDLGITSDTSVVVYDNNEQFGGFSAARAWLLFKMFGHRDVAILDGGLPAYLKSGGPTDSGPPTIPQPATYKAEDNKAKHLRDYDQMLANWKDKTAQVVDARPAGRFNGTAPEPNPNLPSGHMIGAYNVCFKDLFKPDTKTMKSPEEMKQVFQQAGVDFSKPVITMCTSGMVSSWIVACGLMCGWKDVPLYDNSWSQWVKEAPDEMKKVGVKGADMK
- the LOC136257780 gene encoding thiosulfate sulfurtransferase-like is translated as MITMKILECTLLLFKLFGHTHMDILDGGIPSYLKSGGPIESGPPHTPQSAIYKASFIKADQTRSYEQMLFNFKEKLEQVVNARSAGRFNVTEPEPNPNLSSGHLIGSYNIPYGKFLRSDTKTMKSAEELKIVFQEAGVDLDKPVVATCGSGITACWIVVAGLLCGMKSVPLYDNSWTEWVHMAPATPRWSV